Proteins from one Flavobacteriales bacterium genomic window:
- the paaZ gene encoding phenylacetic acid degradation bifunctional protein PaaZ, with the protein MKLENYVLGNWTPGDGDGTPLHNAVNGELVATATTKGLDFGDILQYGRDHGEALRKMTFWERGVMLKKLALYLTKRKDQFYEISYKTGATKVDSWIDIEGGFGNLFANASLRRNFPNQTYHVDGEPIDLSRGGSFMGHHIMVPKEGVAIHINAFNFPVWGMLEKCAVNWMAGVPAVVKPATQTSYLTEAVVREIIASGILPEGALQLICGSAHSILDTVESQDVVTFTGSATTGRMLKSNARIIEESVPFNMEADSLNCTVLGEDAVPGTPEFDIFIKEVRKEMTVKCGQKCTAIRRIFVPENLVEDVQIALGKALGKVTIGDPTHEQVRMGALASMDQVAEVRERVAEITATGEIVYGDPQKVETIGADAEKGAFLSPILMLEKNPHTNRAVHEVEAFGPVSTLMPYNGIDDAIELAKMGKGSLVCSITTADDSIARKFTIGAASHHGRILILNRDSAKQSTGHGSPLPTLVHGGPGRAGGGEEMGGVRGVKHYLQRCAIQGSPTTLSEVTGIYQANAAYKEAEKHPFAYHFEDIRPGMSLKTHKRTVTDTDIINFANLTWDHFYAHTDITSLDGSIFEKRTAHGYFIISMAAGLFVYPNKGPVAANYGLEDCRFTRPIYHNDTLYVRLTCKEKRERDAKGKEHPSGIVKWFVEVFDTDDELVAVATILTMVQKKSPFMEVSAKNLTKALAKLKEDTKPKWGSMSAQRMVEHLEEAYEYAMTDEEREITT; encoded by the coding sequence ATGAAACTAGAAAACTACGTACTCGGCAACTGGACTCCCGGAGATGGAGATGGAACACCGCTTCACAATGCCGTGAATGGTGAGCTCGTGGCTACGGCTACCACCAAGGGATTGGACTTTGGAGACATCCTGCAATACGGACGAGATCATGGAGAAGCGCTGCGCAAGATGACTTTTTGGGAACGAGGAGTCATGCTGAAGAAACTCGCACTTTATCTCACCAAGCGCAAAGACCAGTTCTATGAGATCAGCTACAAGACCGGTGCGACCAAAGTCGATTCTTGGATAGATATCGAAGGGGGATTCGGCAACCTCTTTGCCAATGCTTCTCTGCGCAGGAACTTCCCAAATCAGACCTATCATGTGGATGGAGAACCCATCGACCTGAGTCGAGGAGGGTCATTCATGGGTCATCACATCATGGTACCCAAAGAAGGTGTGGCCATCCACATCAACGCCTTCAACTTCCCGGTATGGGGCATGCTCGAGAAATGCGCTGTGAACTGGATGGCAGGAGTCCCAGCTGTCGTGAAACCCGCCACTCAAACGAGTTACCTGACCGAAGCTGTCGTGCGTGAGATCATCGCCAGTGGAATTCTACCAGAAGGGGCACTTCAATTGATCTGTGGCTCTGCTCATAGCATCTTGGACACAGTGGAGTCTCAAGACGTGGTCACCTTCACAGGATCCGCCACTACAGGGCGAATGCTGAAGTCCAATGCGCGGATCATCGAAGAATCCGTACCCTTCAATATGGAGGCCGATTCTCTCAATTGCACCGTGCTGGGAGAGGATGCGGTACCTGGTACTCCCGAGTTCGACATATTCATCAAGGAGGTGCGCAAGGAGATGACCGTGAAGTGCGGACAGAAATGTACCGCTATCCGCAGGATATTTGTTCCTGAGAACCTGGTCGAGGATGTACAGATTGCCTTGGGCAAGGCCCTCGGCAAGGTCACCATCGGTGACCCCACCCATGAGCAGGTGCGCATGGGTGCCCTGGCCAGTATGGACCAGGTGGCCGAGGTCAGAGAGCGGGTAGCAGAGATCACTGCTACCGGAGAGATCGTCTATGGAGACCCTCAGAAAGTTGAGACCATCGGTGCTGATGCTGAGAAAGGTGCATTCCTCTCTCCTATCCTTATGCTGGAAAAGAACCCCCATACAAATAGGGCCGTTCATGAGGTAGAGGCATTCGGTCCGGTGAGTACCTTGATGCCCTACAATGGAATCGATGACGCCATCGAGTTGGCCAAGATGGGGAAAGGATCATTGGTCTGCTCCATCACTACAGCAGATGATAGCATAGCGAGAAAATTCACCATTGGAGCAGCAAGTCATCACGGCCGTATCCTGATCCTCAACAGGGATTCTGCCAAGCAAAGTACCGGTCACGGTTCTCCCCTACCGACCCTGGTCCATGGTGGCCCTGGAAGAGCAGGCGGTGGAGAAGAAATGGGCGGTGTGCGCGGTGTCAAACACTATCTGCAACGCTGCGCCATTCAAGGATCTCCGACCACCTTATCTGAAGTCACAGGAATCTACCAGGCCAATGCAGCCTATAAGGAGGCCGAGAAACATCCTTTTGCCTATCATTTCGAGGACATCCGACCGGGCATGAGCCTGAAGACCCACAAGCGGACGGTCACCGATACAGACATCATCAACTTCGCCAATCTAACCTGGGATCACTTCTATGCCCATACCGATATCACGAGTCTGGATGGAAGCATTTTTGAGAAGCGGACGGCCCATGGATATTTCATCATCTCGATGGCAGCCGGGCTCTTCGTCTATCCCAATAAAGGACCAGTAGCAGCCAACTATGGTCTGGAAGACTGCCGCTTCACTCGACCGATCTACCACAACGACACGCTCTATGTGCGTCTGACCTGTAAGGAGAAGCGGGAGCGTGATGCTAAAGGGAAGGAACATCCATCGGGCATTGTCAAGTGGTTTGTGGAGGTATTCGATACAGACGATGAACTCGTGGCTGTAGCGACCATACTGACCATGGTACAGAAGAAAAGTCCATTCATGGAAGTGAGCGCGAAGAATCTCACAAAGGCCTTGGCCAAATTGAAGGAAGACACCAAACCGAAATGGGGTAGCATGAGCGCCCAACGGATGGTCGAGCATCTGGAAGAAGCCTATGAATATGCCATGACCGATGAGGAGCGGGAGATCACTACAC
- a CDS encoding four helix bundle protein, with protein MEEEKLYDTLVDSTETLNVSDFTENIYNYEDRLVRFAGEVKLWYMRIEKSDVNKYYGHQLLRSSGGAALNYGEAQGTLTPKDFIFKMSLVHKELRECRVNLKILDHGESSNEINVLLEEVSELMAISARMILNAQKKHGHQSKSK; from the coding sequence ATGGAAGAGGAAAAGCTATATGATACTCTGGTTGATTCGACCGAGACTCTGAACGTCAGCGATTTCACCGAGAATATCTACAATTATGAAGATCGATTGGTTCGTTTTGCCGGGGAAGTGAAACTCTGGTATATGAGAATCGAGAAATCAGATGTCAATAAGTACTATGGGCATCAATTACTCCGATCATCAGGGGGAGCTGCCTTGAACTATGGAGAAGCACAAGGAACGCTGACTCCGAAAGACTTCATTTTCAAGATGAGCTTAGTTCACAAGGAACTCAGGGAGTGCAGAGTGAATCTCAAGATATTGGACCACGGTGAATCTTCGAATGAGATCAATGTACTCCTGGAAGAAGTCTCGGAATTAATGGCGATAAGTGCTCGAATGATATTGAATGCTCAGAAAAAACATGGGCATCAATCAAAATCAAAATGA
- a CDS encoding 3-hydroxybutyryl-CoA dehydrogenase, with translation MTIGIIGSGTMGSGIAQVAATYGWNVRLFDTRQDALDISQGKLEKLLSRLIEKGRMDESKKTDIQSKIDYVNSMQSFAECDLVIEAIIEDLEIKKSVFQQVESIVSDDCIIASNTSSLSIASLASSCQQPERFIGIHFFNPVPLMKLVEIIPAVQTSESTSTKARTIIDSWDKLTVIAKDTPGFIVNKVARPFYSEALRIAEEGIADYATIDWAMKEIGGFRMGPFELMDFIGNDVNYAVTESVFEAFYYDPRYKPAFTQKRLAEAGYLGRKSGRGYYDYSESNSLPRPKTDETLGKEIVDRIVALLIDEAADAVMYGIASKEDVETAMTKGVNYPKGLLAWADEIGISTVVERLDTLFDHYHDPRYRCCGLLRMMAKDKKTFY, from the coding sequence ATGACCATCGGAATCATCGGCTCTGGCACCATGGGGAGTGGAATTGCCCAAGTGGCAGCCACGTATGGCTGGAATGTCAGGCTATTCGATACTCGGCAGGATGCACTGGATATCAGCCAAGGCAAATTAGAGAAGCTCCTTTCCAGGTTGATAGAGAAAGGTAGAATGGACGAGAGTAAGAAGACGGATATCCAATCCAAGATCGACTACGTGAATTCCATGCAGTCCTTCGCAGAGTGTGATCTTGTCATCGAAGCGATCATCGAGGATCTGGAGATCAAGAAGTCCGTCTTCCAGCAAGTAGAATCCATTGTTTCAGATGACTGCATCATTGCAAGTAATACCTCCTCGCTGAGTATAGCATCTCTCGCATCGTCATGCCAACAGCCTGAGCGATTCATTGGAATCCATTTCTTCAATCCAGTACCCTTGATGAAGTTGGTAGAGATCATTCCTGCAGTACAGACCAGCGAATCAACAAGTACCAAAGCGCGTACGATCATCGACTCATGGGACAAGCTAACGGTCATAGCCAAGGACACACCGGGTTTCATTGTCAACAAGGTGGCCCGTCCTTTCTACTCCGAGGCATTACGCATCGCTGAAGAAGGAATCGCGGATTACGCCACCATCGATTGGGCCATGAAGGAGATCGGAGGATTCCGCATGGGACCCTTTGAGTTGATGGATTTCATCGGAAATGATGTGAACTATGCCGTGACCGAGTCTGTTTTCGAGGCATTCTATTATGACCCGCGTTATAAGCCCGCATTCACACAGAAAAGACTCGCTGAAGCGGGTTATCTCGGACGGAAGTCAGGTAGAGGATACTATGATTACTCCGAGAGCAACTCTTTGCCTCGACCCAAGACCGATGAGACTCTGGGCAAAGAGATCGTAGACCGCATAGTCGCACTGCTGATCGATGAAGCTGCTGATGCTGTGATGTACGGCATTGCATCCAAAGAAGATGTCGAGACGGCTATGACCAAAGGTGTCAACTACCCCAAAGGACTACTCGCATGGGCTGATGAGATCGGGATATCTACGGTGGTCGAGCGATTGGATACCCTATTTGATCATTACCATGATCCGCGTTATAGATGCTGTGGCTTGTTGAGGATGATGGCCAAGGACAAGAAGACATTCTATTGA
- a CDS encoding DUF2183 domain-containing protein: MRFISRILDKKDPVHIMPFGGYANDTQMICRARVLEDEGIAYTEDDGKLRNIWNSFKRFESDEWSDVLVRATLKEKRIELISDREGYVEIDDSHDFEERPESMQWLPVEFSLSLAGQDPFNILTRVMQPGKNARFGIISDVDDTVIHTGVSSRFKWRLMVNSVAAHSYERKALNGAAGFYSALHKGPTAKEQNPVFYVSNSPWNLHEYLSTFLQHHSFPEGTLLLRDFGLKTMKKAHPFLEGAKYKHVVQILKMYPHLPFILLGDAAELDADIYLHIAKEFPEQIQAIYIRAVDHVKRTDRVKELILAHKNRPIYLVGDMQEAQEHARTIELI; the protein is encoded by the coding sequence ATGCGATTCATCTCCCGTATCCTCGACAAAAAAGACCCAGTTCACATCATGCCCTTCGGTGGATATGCTAATGATACCCAGATGATCTGTCGGGCCCGGGTGCTCGAAGATGAGGGGATCGCCTACACTGAGGATGATGGAAAACTGCGCAACATCTGGAATAGTTTCAAGCGATTTGAAAGCGATGAATGGTCCGATGTGCTGGTCAGGGCCACATTGAAGGAAAAAAGGATAGAGTTGATCAGTGACCGAGAAGGGTATGTAGAAATCGATGATAGCCATGATTTCGAAGAGCGCCCAGAAAGCATGCAGTGGCTACCGGTCGAGTTCTCTCTAAGCCTTGCAGGACAGGACCCTTTCAATATCCTGACCCGGGTCATGCAACCTGGAAAAAATGCTCGATTCGGAATCATATCCGATGTGGATGACACCGTCATCCATACAGGAGTAAGCAGTCGCTTCAAATGGCGGTTAATGGTCAATAGTGTAGCCGCTCATAGTTACGAACGTAAAGCATTGAATGGAGCGGCTGGATTCTACTCAGCACTTCACAAAGGACCCACTGCCAAAGAACAGAATCCGGTCTTCTACGTGTCCAATAGCCCATGGAATCTGCACGAGTACCTCAGCACCTTCCTGCAACACCACTCATTTCCTGAGGGGACGCTTCTATTGCGCGATTTCGGTCTTAAAACTATGAAGAAGGCTCATCCTTTCCTTGAAGGAGCCAAGTATAAGCATGTCGTACAGATCCTCAAGATGTACCCCCATCTACCCTTCATCTTGCTGGGCGATGCGGCCGAATTGGATGCCGATATCTACTTGCATATAGCTAAAGAATTTCCAGAACAGATCCAGGCTATCTACATACGGGCAGTGGATCATGTGAAGCGGACCGACCGAGTCAAGGAGCTGATCTTGGCACATAAGAATCGGCCAATCTATCTGGTCGGAGATATGCAGGAAGCACAAGAGCACGCACGCACCATCGAGCTCATCTAG
- the paaJ gene encoding phenylacetate-CoA oxygenase subunit PaaJ produces the protein MKSTIEHIEPEIRSILDTVHDPEVPVLTVIDLGIMRKVERDGKKILLHISPTYSGCPAMDTISDDLKTAFARNGFEAVVKLVLSPAWTTDDMSEEGKRKLEEYGIAAPLDESADKAALTGTGNQVPCPRCKSTDTKLVSAFGSTACKALFQCNDCLEPFDYFKCLR, from the coding sequence GTGAAATCGACTATTGAACATATCGAACCTGAGATCAGGTCCATCCTAGATACCGTCCATGACCCGGAGGTCCCGGTGTTGACCGTAATCGACTTGGGTATCATGCGCAAGGTCGAGCGCGATGGGAAGAAGATCCTATTGCACATCTCTCCTACCTATTCAGGTTGTCCAGCCATGGACACGATCTCGGATGATCTCAAAACCGCCTTTGCACGCAATGGATTCGAGGCAGTAGTAAAGCTAGTCCTATCACCCGCTTGGACCACGGATGATATGAGCGAAGAAGGGAAGCGAAAACTGGAAGAGTATGGCATAGCTGCACCGCTGGATGAGTCGGCCGATAAAGCCGCTTTGACGGGTACAGGGAACCAGGTACCGTGTCCCCGTTGTAAATCCACGGACACCAAATTGGTCTCAGCTTTCGGTTCTACAGCCTGTAAAGCCCTCTTCCAATGCAATGACTGCCTGGAGCCATTCGACTATTTCAAGTGTTTACGGTGA